The proteins below are encoded in one region of Leptotrichia sp. oral taxon 218:
- the rpsT gene encoding 30S ribosomal protein S20: MANSKASKKRVFIGERNALRNQAIKSRTRTFVKKVVKAVEAKNVDEAKSALQAAYKELDKAVTKGVIKKNTASRKKSRLALKVNKLAN, encoded by the coding sequence ATGGCAAATTCTAAAGCATCTAAAAAAAGAGTATTTATAGGAGAAAGAAATGCACTTAGAAACCAAGCAATTAAAAGTAGAACAAGAACTTTTGTAAAAAAAGTTGTAAAAGCTGTGGAAGCTAAAAATGTCGACGAAGCTAAATCAGCATTACAAGCAGCTTATAAAGAACTAGACAAAGCTGTAACTAAAGGTGTAATCAAAAAAAATACTGCTTCAAGAAAAAAATCAAGACTTGCATTAAAAGTCAACAAATTAGCTAACTAA
- the nagB gene encoding glucosamine-6-phosphate deaminase, translating to MKVIILKNREEIGNWTAYKIAKRILKFSPTKEKPFVLGLPTGATPLKTYKKLIELNEKKIISFQNVITFNMDEYVGLSANHKNSYHYFMNENFFKYIDIKKENINILDGMAQDVEKECREYEEKIKKVGGINLFLGGVGEDGHIAFNEPGSSLSSRTRKKDLTYDTILANSRFFENDVKKVPNAALTIGVGTLTDSDEVIILADGYKKSRAVYHGIEGGVNHLWTISALQLHKNSVLVIDEEAASDIKVKTYRYFKEIGKESSNLKRCEDEIIKLSKNS from the coding sequence ATGAAAGTTATAATTTTGAAAAATAGAGAAGAAATAGGAAATTGGACTGCTTATAAAATAGCAAAAAGAATTTTAAAATTCAGTCCAACAAAGGAAAAGCCTTTTGTACTAGGACTTCCAACTGGAGCGACACCTCTTAAAACTTATAAAAAGTTAATAGAATTAAATGAAAAGAAAATAATTTCATTTCAAAATGTGATAACTTTTAATATGGACGAATATGTTGGATTAAGTGCAAATCATAAAAATAGTTATCATTATTTTATGAATGAAAATTTTTTTAAATATATTGATATAAAAAAAGAAAATATTAATATTTTGGACGGAATGGCACAAGATGTGGAAAAAGAATGCCGAGAATATGAAGAAAAAATAAAAAAAGTCGGAGGAATTAATTTATTTTTAGGTGGAGTTGGTGAAGATGGTCACATAGCCTTTAATGAGCCAGGTTCTTCGCTTTCTTCCAGAACTAGAAAAAAAGATTTGACTTATGACACAATTTTGGCAAATTCTAGATTTTTTGAAAATGATGTAAAAAAAGTTCCAAATGCTGCACTTACAATTGGAGTTGGCACATTAACTGACTCTGATGAAGTTATAATACTTGCAGATGGGTATAAAAAATCAAGAGCAGTTTATCATGGAATAGAAGGTGGAGTAAATCATCTTTGGACAATTTCAGCATTGCAGTTGCATAAAAATTCTGTATTAGTTATCGATGAAGAGGCGGCTTCTGATATAAAAGTGAAAACTTATAGGTATTTTAAAGAAATCGGAAAAGAAAGTTCCAATTTGAAAAGATGTGAAGATGAAATAATAAAATTGTCAAAAAATAGTTAA